The sequence GCTGTCGCAAATCGAGCATTACCTCTACCGCCACGTCCTCCATGAGCTACAACCTCACGTTGGCCCACTTCAGTTAAGTCAGCAATAACAATACCTTTTTCGTTATCAATAACCATAGTACCTACTGGAACTCTTAAAATTACATCATCGGCTCCGGCTCCGTGCATTTTTTTATTCTTCCCAGGCGTACCATGTGAAGCTTTAATAACACGATTATATCTTAAATCAAGTAATGTTGATTTATTAGAGTCTGCGACAAATACGATATCGCCACCTTTACCACCATCACCGCCATAAGGTCCACCAAGTGGAACAAATGCTTCGCGACGGAAAGATGTCATTCCATCACCACCGTTTCCGGCTACTACTTTTATATTAACGCGATCTACAAACATTAAATCACCCTTTCCATTTCAATTAAAAACCCCCTATTTAAGGGGGCTTCAGATTAAGCTACTGGATAAACTGAAACACATTTGCGAGTTTTGCTAATGCGTTCGAATTTAACAACACCATCCACTTTAGCGAATAAAGTGTCGTCGCCACCACGGCCTACGTTAACACCTGGATGAATCTTTGTACCACGTTGGCGGTATAAGATTGAACCTGCTGTACAGAATTCACCATCTGCGCGCTTTGAGCCTAAACGTTTTGAGTGTGAGTCACGACCGTTTTTTGTCGAACCAACACCTTTTTTAGAAGCAAATAATTGGATATCTAATACGAATTTCATGAAGTAACCTCCTTTTCATTAATTTCGATATATTTAGATTGAGTTTGTTCCATTGTTTTAAGTTGTAACAATACAAACTCAAATAATTTTTGATTAAGTTCATTACTCTGTTTAATTTCAATTTCAATTAGTGGTTCCTGAGTCATGATTAATTCTACTGAATCATCCAATGCATCAAAACCGTTGAGAGCACCAACCATAATGGAACTAACTCCAGCACACACTAGATCAAATCCGTGATCACCAGAACCAG is a genomic window of Erysipelothrix amsterdamensis containing:
- a CDS encoding ribosomal-processing cysteine protease Prp, which translates into the protein MIHVSVLVSEGFYKKMTVTGHAGSGDHGFDLVCAGVSSIMVGALNGFDALDDSVELIMTQEPLIEIEIKQSNELNQKLFEFVLLQLKTMEQTQSKYIEINEKEVTS
- the rpmA gene encoding 50S ribosomal protein L27, yielding MKFVLDIQLFASKKGVGSTKNGRDSHSKRLGSKRADGEFCTAGSILYRQRGTKIHPGVNVGRGGDDTLFAKVDGVVKFERISKTRKCVSVYPVA